The proteins below come from a single Microtus pennsylvanicus isolate mMicPen1 chromosome 13, mMicPen1.hap1, whole genome shotgun sequence genomic window:
- the LOC142833801 gene encoding olfactory receptor 2A12-like encodes MWMIPEQNQTWVSEFILLGFSSDPKTNSILFIVFLLIYLSSVMGNGLIILLICLDSHLHTPMYFFLCILAMLDMGYVSTTMPQMLVHLLAHSQTISFACCWLQMYVFSALGITEGTFFVVMAYDRYVAICHPLRYTVILNWGVCIWLTAGSCVFGFLSSSLHTFFIMHLPYCGPNKVNHYFCEGPAVRSLACMDTHIIEMVDQILIVVMGFIPIFLIVASYVHIAKAILKIKSTQGRCKAFSTCASHLTVVSFFYGPSSYIYMRTNSSYSPELDKQISLFYNAFTVLLNPVVYSLRNKDIKRAFLKVIGHSKVDC; translated from the coding sequence ATGTGGATGATTCCAGAgcagaaccaaacttgggtttcTGAGTTTATCCTGCTTGGCTTCTCCAGTGACCCCAAAACCAACAGCATCCTCTTCATTGTGTTCCTTCTCATCTACCTGAGCTCAGTCATGGGCAATGGACTCATCATCCTGCTGATCTGCCTGGACTCACATCtgcacactcccatgtacttcttcctctgtaTACTCGCCATGTTGGATATGGGCTATGTCAGCACCACCATGCCCCAGATGTTGGTGCATCTTCTTGCTCACTCTCAGACCATCTCCTTTGCTTGCTGCTGGCTGCAGATGTATGTGTTTAGTGCTCTGGGTATAACAGAGGGAACCTTTTTTGTTGTCATGGCTtatgacagatatgtggccatttGTCACCCACTACGCTATACTGTAATCCTCAACTGGGGAGTGTGCATATGGTTGACAGCTGGGTCTTGTGTCTTTGGTTTCCTGTCTTCTTCATTGCATACTTTCTTCATTATGCATCTTCCATATTGTGGGCCCAACAAAGTCAACCACTACTTTTGTGAAGGCCCTGCAGTGCGTAGCCTAGCTTGCATGGATACCCACATCATTGAGATGGTAGACCAGATCTTGATTGTTGTTATGGGTTTTATTCCAATTTTCCTCATTGTTGCTTCCTACGTTCATATTGCCAAGGCAATTCTCAAGATCAAGTCCACCCAGGGACGATGCAAGGCTTTCTctacctgtgcctcccacctgACTGTGGTCTCATTCTTCTATGGTCCATCCTCTTATATCTACATGAGGACCAATTCCAGCTACTCCCCTGAGCTAGACAAGCAGATCTCACTATTTTACAATGCCTTCACAGTCTTGCTCAACCCTGTGGTCTACAGTTTGAGGAACAAAGACATCAAAAGGGCATTTCTCAAGGTGATTGGGCATAGTAAGGTGGACTGCTGA